The Theileria annulata chromosome 2, complete sequence, *** SEQUENCING IN PROGRESS *** genomic sequence ttattatcacaaatgtaaaaattaGGTGACGAATTATTCAAAAAATCACTAATCCTTTTATACGATGCATAACACAAGGCGAATGACTTAAGAAAATGTGGGAACATAAACattgaatttataatcCTAAAAAGAATGTAAAATGTAGACAGAAATCCCTCAGTATCAATTTCAGTTACAACGCTTGCTTCTTTAACAGTTTTTACAAAATACCTTATCAAAATATAGAAAGATATGTTATTGCACAGAACTACAAATGATTTATTAAGAAACGTCAAAAACAAtcttattaaaataaatgtgaGCTCGACATTCCTACGATCAGTGATAATGTTGGTTGAAATGTCATCGTAGAGCaatttttgtattataCCCAATTCTGCCACAATTTCAACGAACTCTCCAATCCTATAGTCCTTTATTTGATAGTAGAACTTCAACAAAAATGcgttaattatttcaacgCCAACCATTAAAAGTACAATAGTCAACCCTGTTGAATATAATATCCACAggttaattttgatttgcaatgaaattaaaaccAGCCCATATATGAAGTTTGAcaagaaattaaaaacaaatacTATAGATTCAGAGAAATAAGCTACATGGAACGAATCATACATCAAAAACGAGAACATCCTGGCATTCATATCCTTATTTTGGAAACGCCTGGCAGGACAGTATAATGGGTTCTCTGAACATTTGGAATCTGGTGAACAACTATGTAACACGCTATTACAAACATTTAAAACGTTGTATCCCTCCACATTGTTGAAGAAATTTCTTCTGTAACACAGGCCGTTTTGAAACACTGTAATCAAAACACAGTATTCCCATACAATTCTCCATCTAATTAAATAGTAATTAAAAAACTCGGTCAAAAGCCCATCAGCAATTTGAACAGAagtaattattaatagagTCAAATATATTTCTAAATGAGTGAGtgtttttttattaaaatttttcaataGATATTTTACTAGGATTGCGATATTCATACTCAGTATGTTTGTTGTCACAACTGACAGAAGCACAACCAATGTTCTTTTCCAAAATGTTAGGAACAGTGCGCGTAGTAAAACAGATTTTACTGgttttacatattttctACCGTTCGGACCAATATATCCATGGGATTCAAGCATTACAATCCCATCACTAACATGTTTGGAGAAGATTGGTTGCCAATAGAGTATTTGATCATTAATCGGCAATGGATGTAGTTTATAAGGCTCGATATATGACTTGGATAATGAGTATGCCCAGTTAGTAACCCAgttaaaaaacaaaaactTAAAAATCCCAGATGAGTCATAGTAATTATATccaaatttgttaattctATCAAAATATGCTGGTTCGTATATATAGCTTTGCCACAATAACTGGTTTGaatattcattttctatattCCTCTTATCCTCATTTAATCTCGACATCTCCACATCTTCCATACATACTCCATATCATCAATTTGTAATgtattcatttatataaaaactAATGTTAcaaatatgaaaaataatgtaaaaaacTGGAATCCAATCCCCCACAGTTAAAATACATTGTATATTCGACCTTCGATTATACACAAAAAAGTTTTTCCtagattaatatttttagagTTGTTGATCTTCTATCGTTACACATTTACGTTATTCTTCCTTTTACTGATTGCAGAATTCTGCTACACATTAACCTTATATTTCCTACCATTAACATTATTCTCACCAATCTAGTCAAATTCTTCttatctaattattatatatattttacatatcaaattatattcattaacccttaataaatatgattttctattcatttattatatctttAATGTATATCaatgatgaaatttatTAGCCATTGCTGTTGGCCATACTGCGTCGAATATACCGGATCCCATCCGAACTCCGAAGTCAAGCGGCGCTAGGCCCGGATAGTACTGGGGTGGGGGACCGCCCGGGAACACCTTTGGGTGCCGACAGcctattttattataaccaaaatttaataaaataatatattaatttaaatttatatttttatattatgtataaatCTGAGGATATTATTTTCCCTCCTTCTTTTATCAGATCTGTCATCGACAAAACTGCTGAGTTCGTTGCAAAGAATGGAGAACAGTTCGTATCCAAACTTCGCCTCGATCAATCTAACGCTTCTctaaatgataatattaaatttacatttttgGACCCTGGAAATGCctatcatttatattacaaacTAAAATTATCCGAACTTCAGGGAAATAAaggtattaaataaaattccacctaattttttaattttatttagttCCCGATCTTAATCCTTCAATTCCACAAGCAATCTTGGATAAAAGagaaaaattagaattGAAAACTAAACATAAAGAAAGACTACTGGCACTATCGGATTTTAGGCATTCATCAGAATCTCTACAGAAGCCAGAAGATGACGTATTCTCATTTACAATGCCATTTATATCAGCACTCGACTTgttagtaaaaaatatataataaaactcaatttcattatttaaaaataatttttagtgAAGTTATAAAGAACACAGCATTGTTTGTTGCTAGAAATGGGCACAAATTCCTTGTCGACCTAAATAAAAGAGAAAAAAACAACCCACAATACGATTTTCTGAACCCATCACACTACCTATTCACATTTTTTAGTAACCTAACAGACTCGTACACAAAATGCTTGCTGCCGCCAAGATCACAAATAGATAAACTGAACCAAATAAGTAAAAACAAACTATTTTATCTACAACTGTGCCAAAAAAGAGCTGATTGGGATGCAAATGAAGCAGAAAAACTTGAATCGGAACAAATGAAAAGACAAGAGGAAAAGTTGGAGATGATGTCACTGGATTGGTATTCGTTTTTTATCGCGGaaacaataaaattcaATGAGGTATGAAATTGgctaattttaatgttttttcAGAATGATGATGATTTGCCACCACCTATTGACTTTTCAGACCCAGAAGCATTATTAAGATTTTCATATAATTCACTTTTTGGCACAAAAACTGATGTACCAGTTCAAGAAGTAGGTTTCAcactaaattaaatatatttagaCTAACCTGGTAAAGGATCTTGAggaaattgaaaataaaattgatatttcGGAGCAGCTGGTTAATTCACAAGTATTGTCGGAAACTGAAGAAAATCAGACAAAGACAGAGCCGGATGACTCAACACAACCATCAAAGTTTTCAGACCCTCCTTCAAATGTGCCTCCAAGAGAAAATACCCTGATTGTTCAGGTTAGACTAAAATAACCCATTCGATTGTAGGAAGGAGATGAAACTATCAAGGTTAAGAAGTCGTATTCCAGGAGAAGGAAACAGTCTGGAACAATTATGCAAAAATGTCCCATAACAGGACAACTTGTACCGTCATCAGAGATGTCTGAACACTTGAGAATCGTGCTTCTGGATCCCAAATGGAAGTATTTTTGATTTCTGGCAATGATTTTTTAGAGAACAGAAGGACAAATTCATGCAGAAGGCCATGGCGGAATCCGCTCTGGCGCCAGAAGAGGGTTTGTTAAacaatttgtaaatattttagacGTTGGAAGCAATCTGCTAAAGTTCGTATCTAGCAGACCGGATTTATTTGGTTCCGCAGACGAGGAggtaattaaaataaaaagataattatttaggTCAATGACCACAAGGAATCAAACCACTATTCTAAAGGTAACATGAAATACGTAGCATGTGATATAGACACGAAGCGtaagaaattataaatcaaATGTGTTATAAATACTTGTACTCGACTACATTACTTTGTTATTTACACTTTGTTCaattatatttgaaattgatTCATTGGCTGAAATTTCCTCAACCTTGACCGTCCTTATGATCGACCCACTGTGTATTACCCACACAGAAGTACACATTCTCAAAACGTTCGCCTCATGAGCTGCGATAAATGTACAACAATGATTAAAGTATTTTTGGATTAATTCATAAATTGGAACTCCGAGATCATGATTAAAACGATCTTGGAGTGCGCAGTTGTCAGATGGGGGTTCATCTATTAATATCATCCTGTAAAATGTTCGATACAGAACAAGGTTTGCAAAGGCCAGAGTTCTTAATTGGCTACTAGATAATAACATATCGGACTCGTcgtaataatatttgagCGAATCCATTGTTAGTCGCGTTTCCGACTTGAATGACAGGGAGGTATTAGTTTTTCTTGTAGAAGACTCTTCTTCTTTAGATTCCACGAGGATATCTTCTGCGATGATCACAGAATCGAGTCTTTTGCCACCCTGAAGGTTATTAACGAAGTCAAGAAGACCGCAGTCGTCCAAAGCCTCATTGATCTCATCATCACTGAACAGCTTCCTGGGATCCAAGAACCTTCGGATGGTCCAACCCTTGAAAACAAATGGAAGTTGGGGAAGAACACCAATAATCTGTCTCAGGGCACTTCTTGGAATttcttttaaatcaatGCCATCCAGCAATACTTGGCCTGTTCTGTTCCTTATCGTATTTTGTAGAACAGATAACAGCGTCGTCTTACCAGCTCCAGTTCTACCAATTAAACCAATGATGTCAGAACGTTGAGCTGCGGCATCGATGTTGAGGATACGGCCCTCGATGTTCATCTGAGGTGTTGTATACACACAAACGTCCTTCAGAACTACACCGGTATGCTCTGGAGGAAGATACTTCATAATGTCtataatgttaatttttggTCTAAAACCAAGCTTCAATAGTACATTCTTATTATTACACTTGAACTCGTTTACTCTCCTCTTCAGCACTCTCTTCTTTTCGGCAACGACGTCGGTACATGATGAATTGACAACTAAATCCTCTTCATGAATATTTATCTTCTTTTCAAACACACACTTGGTTCCTGGCGGAATGAACAGTTGAAACCTTCTGACTGAGCACATATAAATCTCTAGTCTTGCCATGCTTGTTGCAAACGTGTTGAATGTTTTAATGGCGTTCATGCTAAGCGACAATGCTAGTCCGAAATACCCgattttcattttatattttgagAAATTATCGAACAATATTGGAATGATGAGTGTTGCAAATGTTGTTAAGGAAAACGACCAATTGGAGAGTATTGAGGTCCATGATATCAGGGACTTATTCAGAAATCTACACCTCATATAGTAGTCTGTATGTTCAATTAGATTATGCATGAATTCCCACTCTCTTTTAAAGCTTCTGCAGATTGGTGAGCCTGATATTGCATTTTCGCATACTGTATTAATATGTCCCATTGATTCCAAGGATCCCATCTGAAGGTATTTGGATGACCTCACGTAATGGTTAATGAAAAGCATGTAAATTAAGTACAGGGCGACCGAAATGATTGGAATTGATATTGGAACCAGGTAGAAAAGCGTTGCTAGATGAATGAACAATTCTATTAGGGTGATGAATGATGAGGAGACGACATAGCCGAGTCCTTCGTCAATTTGGAATATGTCTGAAGAAAGATATGTTACAACTTGGGACGTGAACTTTTTGATCTTGATAACTGTAGAGCTGTTTTTGAAAACGGATCTGATACAGTATTCGTGGATTTTACGAGAGGAGTATATACAGGACAGTGACAGAAATACGGACGACGTTAGTGACAGGATAATTATGGAACAGATGAAAATAAGGAAAAAATGCAATAAAGAGTTACTGCTCGATTTGATTGCTTCTAAATCTGGTGCAGTTCCTTCATGGTATTCTGTTGCACATTTGGTTATGTAGTCTGAAAGGTTTGTTGCCAGGATGAACTTAACGTTATCCATAACACTTGACACAAGTGTTAGAACTATGAAAAATAGAAATGTGAGTCCTGCTGCtttaaaatacaataaataCGGATTGAATTTATCTCCGGCGTAGtcattttttacaattgCGTTAAATGAATGTTCATACAACAACTTTGTAACTGCTGGTCTGCCTATCCTCGTGTTAGACCCTGAAAAACAAAACTTTAACATGTCCTTGCTGAAGAAGTTCATATGGTTTGGGCTGGTTATTGATGTAAAGTAGTTAAAGTTGTCCGAGGGTAATTTTTCAGAGTAAACATCCTGCAAGTAACAGTTGAATTCAAAAGCATTTTTGTTTACATCGTATATAGGGATATTGGGGAACTTGTTTAAGTCTGAGGTTCTGATACATTTATCAAGAACCAACAGTGATGATGACATGATAACAGCTAAATCATCCTTAATAAGTAAACCAGTCTTCAGATTAAACAAGTTGTTGAATACATTTCTTGATACGAATGGATCTAACCCATGGAATGGTGAATCAAGACACATAAGGAAGGCACATTGACCTCTGTTATATTCCCTGTTAACTTTACTAAATACAAGATATGCATAGATGGCTCTGGCCATTTCCATCCTAACTCTCTGGCCTCCACTTAGACAATAGGCGTAATTAGAGACTACCCTAAGGTCACCTTTCTCCCAGGATGATATATCTGTCTCGAGTTCAACAGCTTTTAGAACAtctttataaattttttcatCGAATTTATGCCCAAACGTTATGTTTGATCTAATGGTTCCCTGTTGCAACCATATATCTTGGGACGCATAAAATATAGGCATAGATGTGTGGAGAGGAACCACTGCCATTGAACCTTCAATCAGTGTCATCTCACCTAGTACTGACTTTATGAAGTTGGATTTACCACAACCCTGATTACCACTTATTATTGCTATTTCACCCCTTTTGAGCTGAAAGTTTATGTTTTGTAGATATGcttgatattttaaactGTCAAGGTCCTTCCTATTATGTACCCAACTGAATGAGGCATCTTTATATAGCACAACAACATCCTTATCAAGTTCACTAGTTACATTTGGCACTTCATAAACCATTTCAGTTGGTCCAgtgaatttattatcacGAATGTAAAAATTTGGTGATGAGTTATTAATGAACTTGCTAACTCTGTGATACGAAGTATATGCCGTTACGAACCTTTTAATTGAATGAGGGATTATGTTTAATGAATCTATAATCttaaaaaatatgtaaaatgtAGACAGAAATCCCTCAGTATCAATGTCCGTGACAATCTCAACACCGTTTATTGTTTTTACAAAATACCTTATCAGGATATAAAAAGACAAACT encodes the following:
- a CDS encoding splicing factor 3 subunit 1, putative (all_bases.cand.1492 - splicing factor 3 subunit 1, PF01805 Surp module (SWAP domain)) — translated: MYKSEDIIFPPSFIRSVIDKTAEFVAKNGEQFVSKLRLDQSNASLNDNIKFTFLDPGNAYHLYYKLKLSELQGNKVPDLNPSIPQAILDKREKLELKTKHKERLLALSDFRHSSESLQKPEDDVFSFTMPFISALDFEVIKNTALFVARNGHKFLVDLNKREKNNPQYDFLNPSHYLFTFFSNLTDSYTKCLLPPRSQIDKLNQISKNKLFYLQLCQKRADWDANEAEKLESEQMKRQEEKLEMMSLDWYSFFIAETIKFNENDDDLPPPIDFSDPEALLRFSYNSLFGTKTDVPVQETNLVKDLEEIENKIDISEQLVNSQVLSETEENQTKTEPDDSTQPSKFSDPPSNVPPRENTLIVQEGDETIKVKKSYSRRRKQSGTIMQKCPITGQLVPSSEMSEHLRIVLLDPKWKEQKDKFMQKAMAESALAPEEDVGSNLLKFVSSRPDLFGSADEEVNDHKESNHYSKGNMKYVACDIDTKRKKL
- a CDS encoding (subtelomeric) ABC-transporter protein family member, putative (chr2.cand.205 - score = 60.15;~12 probable transmembrane helices predicted for TA12900 by TMHMM2.0 at aa 152-174, 181-200, 210-232, 294-316, 331-353, 405-427, 447-469, 847-869, 910-932, 982-1004, 1009-1031 and 1092-1114), translated to MICKYEISNNFSYDSKSPTPDTEYYNNQVYEKFGYYWESQKYNKSYFDREINKSFKYYDSSGIFKFLFFNWVTNWAYSLSKSYIEPYKLHPLPINDQILYWQPIFSKHVSDGIVMLESHGYIGPNGRKYVKPVKSVLLRALFLTFWKRTLVVLLSVVTTNILSMNIAILVKYVLKLLNRKSFNLLKILFLLSTILFLQIVDGLCIENLTYYMYRLVHIIQYSISITVFQHGLCYRRCFFNNVNGTNALNVCNSVLHSCDPDSKCSENPHFCSSSRFQNKEITPRMFSFEFIDSYYISLFCESIVYTFNFFSNFIYGVILISFQMKVNMWVLFGVGVLFIFLMVVVEIMNTFVLDAIYKIKDYRIAKSIEIISALPIINKILYDDIAINVITECRNRELTLIVIRVFLTFLNKSLYVICNSLSFYILIRYFVKTINGVEIVTDIDTEGFLSTFYIFFKIIDSLNIIPHSIKRFVTAYTSYHRVSKFINNSSPNFYIRDNKFTGPTEMVYEVPNVTSELDKDVVVLYKDASFSWVHNRKDLDSLKYQAYLQNINFQLKRGEIAIISGNQGCGKSNFIKSVLGEMTLIEGSMAVVPLHTSMPIFYASQDIWLQQGTIRSNITFGHKFDEKIYKDVLKAVELETDISSWEKGDLRVVSNYAYCLSGGQRVRMEMARAIYAYLVFSKVNREYNRGQCAFLMCLDSPFHGLDPFVSRNVFNNLFNLKTGLLIKDDLAVIMSSSLLVLDKCIRTSDLNKFPNIPIYDVNKNAFEFNCYLQDVYSEKLPSDNFNYFTSITSPNHMNFFSKDMLKFCFSGSNTRIGRPAVTKLLYEHSFNAIVKNDYAGDKFNPYLLYFKAAGLTFLFFIVLTLVSSVMDNVKFILATNLSDYITKCATEYHEGTAPDLEAIKSSSNSLLHFFLIFICSIIILSLTSSVFLSLSCIYSSRKIHEYCIRSVFKNSSTVIKIKKFTSQVVTYLSSDIFQIDEGLGYVVSSSFITLIELFIHLATLFYLVPISIPIISVALYLIYMLFINHYVRSSKYLQMGSLESMGHINTVCENAISGSPICRSFKREWEFMHNLIEHTDYYMRCRFLNKSLISWTSILSNWSFSLTTFATLIIPILFDNFSKYKMKIGYFGLALSLSMNAIKTFNTFATSMARLEIYMCSVRRFQLFIPPGTKCVFEKKINIHEEDLVVNSSCTDVVAEKKRVLKRRVNEFKCNNKNVLLKLGFRPKINIIDIMKYLPPEHTGVVLKDVCVYTTPQMNIEGRILNIDAAAQRSDIIGLIGRTGAGKTTLLSVLQNTIRNRTGQVLLDGIDLKEIPRSALRQIIGVLPQLPFVFKGWTIRRFLDPRKLFSDDEINEALDDCGLLDFVNNLQGGKRLDSVIIAEDILVESKEEESSTRKTNTSLSFKSETRLTMDSLKYYYDESDMLLSSSQLRTLAFANLVLYRTFYRMILIDEPPSDNCALQDRFNHDLGVPIYELIQKYFNHCCTFIAAHEANVLRMCTSVWVIHSGSIIRTVKVEEISANESISNIIEQSVNNKVM